The genomic stretch GCCGGCATGGATTTCGTAGCCGCTGACTTCGGCGTCTTCCAGCGCCAGGCGTCCGCGGACATTGCGCAACTGCTTCTCGGCTTCGAGCTGCGTCTCGAACGCCAGCAACCCCAGCCCGGCACTGGAGCCCGGCGCGCCTTCCAGGCCCAGCGGATCATGCACCTGCTCGCCGAGCATCTGCAGGCCGCCGCAGATGCCCAGGACCTTGCCGCCATAACGCAGGTGTCGGCGGATCGCCCCTTCCCAGCCGTTGGCGCGCAGATAAGCCAGGTCGCTGCGCACGCTCTTCGAGCCCGGCAGGATGATCAGGTCCGCCGGCGGGATCGCCTGGCCCGGGCCGATGAATTGCAGGTTCACCTGAGGATGCAGGCGCAGCGGATCGAAATCGGTGTGGTTGCTGATGCGCGGCAACACCGGCACCACTACGTTCAGCACCTGTTCGGCCTTGTCGGCCTGGCGCCGGTCGATGCCGTCTTCGGCTTCCAGGTGCAGGTCCATCACGTAGGGCAACACGCCGACCACGGGTTTGCCGGTGCGCTGCTCCAGCCAGTCGAGGCCCGGCTGCAGCAAGGCGAGGTCACCCCGGAAGCGGTTGATGATGAAACCCTTGACCCGCGCCTGTTCGCTGGGCGACAGCAGCTCGAGCGTGCCGACCAGATGGGCGAACACGCCGCCGCGGTTGATGTCGGCGATCAGCAGCACCGGGCAGTCCACCGCTTCGGCGAAGCCCATGTTGGCGATGTCGCCGGCCCGCAGGTTGATCTCCGCCGGGGAGCCGGCGCCCTCGACCATCACCAGCGGGTACGCAGCGACGAGCCGTTCGTGGGAGGCCAGC from Pseudomonas ekonensis encodes the following:
- a CDS encoding cobyric acid synthase, which gives rise to MTTLMVQGTTSDAGKSTLVTALCRWATRQGVAVVPFKPQNMALNSAVTADGGEIGRAQAVQAQASHLEPHTDMNPVLLKPNSDTGAQVIIHGRAVTTMNAVAYHDYKAIAMQAVLASHERLVAAYPLVMVEGAGSPAEINLRAGDIANMGFAEAVDCPVLLIADINRGGVFAHLVGTLELLSPSEQARVKGFIINRFRGDLALLQPGLDWLEQRTGKPVVGVLPYVMDLHLEAEDGIDRRQADKAEQVLNVVVPVLPRISNHTDFDPLRLHPQVNLQFIGPGQAIPPADLIILPGSKSVRSDLAYLRANGWEGAIRRHLRYGGKVLGICGGLQMLGEQVHDPLGLEGAPGSSAGLGLLAFETQLEAEKQLRNVRGRLALEDAEVSGYEIHAGVTTGPALALAAVHLDDGRCDGAQSADGQVFGTYLHGLFESPAASAALLRWAGLSEVQAVDYHGLRERDIERLADLVEKHLDTGLLRRLCGI